In Terriglobales bacterium, the following are encoded in one genomic region:
- a CDS encoding response regulator — translation MTVTRSLVSVVDDDESVRESLPDLLKEFGFAVRAFSSAQEFLASDCVGQTRCLILDIAMPGMTGPGLLQELKLRRQEIPIVFITAQRDEAVRSRMLEQGAVECLFKPFSDTALLQALTLALRVS, via the coding sequence ATGACAGTTACACGTTCACTTGTGTCAGTAGTCGATGACGATGAGTCCGTGCGCGAGTCGCTACCCGACTTGCTAAAGGAGTTCGGCTTTGCGGTCCGCGCGTTCTCATCAGCGCAAGAGTTCCTCGCGTCCGATTGCGTCGGCCAAACCAGATGTCTGATTCTCGACATTGCCATGCCCGGAATGACCGGACCCGGCCTTCTGCAGGAATTGAAGCTTCGACGGCAAGAGATTCCAATCGTCTTCATCACCGCTCAGAGAGATGAGGCTGTGCGCTCGCGAATGCTCGAACAGGGTGCGGTGGAGTGCCTGTTCAAGCCATTCAGCGACACGGCTCTGCTTCAGGCGCTCACTCTCGCACTTCGAGTGAGTTAG
- a CDS encoding PAS domain-containing protein codes for MKYANGGQGTLRAPRRWADHGGPTMKVQLEHPADEVKRLQRCINDLVSLLALPAMWSGSTPCDIVQTLLDSLLRMLDLDFVYVSLTNPVNAAPSDTVRVAPSLEHQSQQMFRPRELCTFLNRWLGDDPQKRYLQERSRIGDEEVSLVSWPLGVHREIGVIVAGSRRADFPRDTETLLLGIAANQAVIGLQQARLLSEQKRVADELDQRVAQRTTELAAANEVLRKEVAERRRAEEALAAGKRNLRLIVEGIPGFVALMTPAGEVELVNPQLVEYTGRTLEELRLWGTSDTIHSEDLPRVVEVFARSIASGSRYDFEARIRRFDGVYRWFQVRGLPVRDADGRILRWCSLLTDIDKRKRAEEALKRSEAFLAEGQRLSRMGCCCWRVETCEFTWSEELHRIFGFEPDVPVTLDLIATRVHPEDIPLLNDMVEKARGAVTDFEYEYRLLMPDNSVKYLHMIAHGIRDNDGRLEYIGAVQDVTQRQISEEALAKARSELAHVASVTSLATLTASIAHEVNQPLSGIVTNAGTCLRMLTLDPPNVDGARETARRTIRDGNRASDVITRLRALFAKKHTLAERVDLNDATREVIALSLSELQRNRVILRCELAEDLPLVTGDRVQLQQVILNLLRNASDAMNTVHDRPRELLIKTERDEADQALLSVRDAGLGFDPQSVDRLFETFYTTKHDGMGVGLYVSRSIVESHQGRLWATLNDGPGATFSFSLPRGPSGAMGADRNGDLRTPAVADTDVL; via the coding sequence ATGAAATACGCGAACGGCGGGCAGGGCACCCTGCGCGCCCCGCGACGGTGGGCTGACCATGGCGGGCCGACCATGAAAGTGCAACTCGAACATCCCGCCGACGAGGTCAAGCGCCTTCAACGTTGCATTAATGATCTGGTCAGCCTCCTCGCTCTTCCTGCCATGTGGAGCGGCAGCACACCCTGTGACATTGTTCAGACCTTGCTCGACTCACTTCTTCGCATGCTCGATCTGGACTTCGTTTATGTGAGCTTGACAAACCCCGTCAACGCAGCGCCCTCCGACACGGTCAGGGTCGCTCCGTCACTAGAACATCAGTCGCAACAGATGTTCCGACCGCGAGAGCTCTGTACGTTCCTCAATCGCTGGTTAGGGGACGACCCACAAAAACGTTATCTCCAGGAACGCAGTCGCATTGGAGACGAAGAGGTTTCACTCGTTTCCTGGCCTCTCGGGGTGCACCGTGAAATTGGGGTAATCGTGGCGGGGTCTCGTCGAGCGGATTTCCCGCGGGATACCGAGACACTTCTTCTGGGCATAGCGGCTAACCAGGCGGTGATCGGGTTACAACAGGCACGATTGTTGAGCGAGCAGAAGCGCGTTGCCGACGAACTCGATCAAAGGGTCGCGCAACGGACCACAGAACTTGCTGCAGCCAACGAAGTGCTGAGAAAGGAAGTCGCCGAGCGCAGGCGCGCGGAGGAAGCACTGGCAGCGGGAAAGCGCAATTTACGCTTAATCGTCGAGGGCATCCCCGGCTTCGTGGCACTCATGACGCCGGCCGGTGAAGTTGAACTCGTCAATCCCCAACTCGTCGAGTACACCGGCAGGACACTAGAGGAATTAAGGCTCTGGGGAACCAGCGACACGATTCATTCTGAGGACCTTCCTCGCGTCGTCGAGGTCTTTGCACGATCGATCGCGTCAGGTAGTCGATACGACTTCGAAGCACGCATCCGACGTTTCGATGGCGTATATCGCTGGTTTCAGGTGCGAGGGCTGCCGGTTCGAGATGCCGATGGCCGAATCCTTCGCTGGTGCTCTCTGCTCACCGATATTGACAAGAGAAAGCGCGCAGAGGAAGCGCTCAAGCGCAGTGAAGCATTTCTAGCCGAAGGCCAACGTCTGAGTCGAATGGGCTGTTGTTGCTGGCGTGTGGAAACATGCGAATTCACGTGGTCCGAGGAACTCCATCGCATTTTTGGGTTTGAACCCGATGTGCCTGTGACGCTTGACTTGATCGCTACTCGAGTCCATCCAGAAGACATCCCACTGTTGAACGACATGGTCGAGAAGGCGCGAGGTGCGGTCACAGATTTTGAGTACGAATACCGGTTACTAATGCCTGATAATTCGGTCAAATACCTGCACATGATCGCGCACGGGATTCGCGACAATGATGGCCGGCTGGAATATATCGGCGCGGTTCAGGATGTGACGCAGCGGCAAATTTCGGAAGAGGCACTTGCCAAGGCGAGGTCGGAGCTTGCACACGTCGCCAGTGTCACGAGCCTCGCTACCTTAACGGCGTCAATCGCGCACGAAGTGAACCAGCCGCTCTCAGGCATCGTCACTAACGCCGGCACCTGTCTGCGGATGCTGACATTGGATCCACCGAACGTCGACGGTGCGCGTGAAACCGCCCGGCGAACGATTCGCGATGGCAACCGTGCGTCTGATGTGATCACGCGATTGCGCGCACTCTTCGCCAAGAAACATACCCTCGCTGAGCGGGTGGATCTGAATGACGCTACAAGAGAAGTGATTGCTCTGTCATTGAGTGAGCTTCAAAGAAACCGGGTGATTTTGAGATGTGAGCTTGCCGAAGACCTCCCGCTGGTCACAGGTGACCGCGTGCAGCTTCAGCAGGTAATTCTGAATCTCCTCCGGAATGCTTCGGACGCGATGAATACGGTGCATGATCGCCCCAGGGAGTTGCTGATCAAGACGGAACGAGACGAAGCCGATCAGGCGCTCCTCAGCGTGAGAGATGCGGGGCTTGGATTCGATCCTCAATCCGTCGACAGGCTTTTCGAAACGTTCTACACGACTAAGCATGACGGGATGGGAGTCGGACTATACGTCAGTCGCTCCATTGTCGAAAGTCATCAGGGTCGTCTGTGGGCAACGCTGAATGACGGTCCGGGAGCGACGTTTTCATTTTCCCTTCCGCGGGGACCCAGCGGCGCGATGGGCGCCGACAGGAATGGTGACCTGCGGACGCCTGCTGTAGCCGATACGGATGTTTTATGA